In Bacteroidales bacterium, one genomic interval encodes:
- a CDS encoding DUF4872 domain-containing protein, whose translation MVRSLNDFARKHSFAGTFNKVGLYRDVLHFYNHECSLPFVYGISGLFGFSYYSIKNNFGSTENSKQNNDLYPDFKLPPFYTSGDYFFGFNNALRATNVWCQRGAKIDKLEFFELIKTYINEGRPIAIDVEQTSWFKLTKLATVSDDAYKSEFLSYENFLLNTTYKIGDYSIFCIGYDDQESTFQILDTHTSQPITISFEDLYTCTNQHDTFCPPANKWYVFYVPPELPEKRNMVSFSISNTINLMTNPLKTDNSLFFGIKGLELFSAELKNTYNSFEKEDIDRLTSYLLYSSCSLNSIHDYNRLMFSEFLNESAKLLNNKKLENVGKEYKNLSANWNDFFSILGNKDYSKENNRTNAFSILDKIIEKEKSTINLLQESL comes from the coding sequence ATGGTTCGTAGTCTAAATGATTTTGCCAGAAAACATTCATTTGCCGGAACTTTTAACAAAGTAGGTTTGTATCGTGATGTACTCCATTTTTATAATCACGAATGCAGTTTACCTTTTGTATATGGTATATCCGGGCTTTTTGGTTTCTCTTATTATTCCATAAAGAATAATTTTGGATCAACCGAAAATAGTAAACAAAACAATGATTTATATCCTGACTTTAAACTCCCTCCTTTTTATACATCAGGAGACTATTTTTTTGGTTTTAATAATGCACTCCGCGCAACAAATGTATGGTGCCAGAGGGGTGCAAAAATTGATAAATTAGAATTTTTCGAACTTATCAAAACCTATATAAATGAAGGAAGACCTATTGCTATTGATGTTGAACAAACAAGTTGGTTTAAGTTGACAAAATTAGCAACGGTTTCCGATGATGCATATAAGTCAGAATTTTTAAGTTATGAGAATTTTTTGTTGAATACAACTTATAAAATTGGTGATTATAGCATCTTTTGCATTGGATATGACGATCAGGAATCTACTTTTCAAATACTTGACACACACACCTCTCAACCAATAACAATTAGTTTTGAAGATTTATACACCTGTACAAATCAGCATGACACATTTTGCCCACCAGCCAATAAATGGTATGTTTTTTATGTTCCCCCAGAACTTCCTGAAAAAAGAAATATGGTTTCATTTTCCATATCAAATACTATCAATTTAATGACTAATCCTCTTAAAACAGATAATTCATTGTTTTTTGGAATCAAAGGTCTTGAATTATTTTCTGCGGAACTAAAAAACACATATAACTCTTTCGAGAAAGAAGATATAGATAGGCTTACCTCCTATTTGCTTTATTCCAGTTGCTCGTTAAACTCTATTCATGATTACAACAGATTAATGTTTTCTGAGTTCTTGAATGAATCTGCCAAACTGCTAAATAATAAGAAATTGGAAAACGTTGGTAAAGAGTATAAAAATTTATCAGCTAATTGGAATGATTTTTTTTCAATTTTAGGTAATAAAGATTATTCAAAAGAAAATAATAGAACTAATGCGTTTTCAATTCTTGATAAGATAATTGAAAAAGAAAAAAGCACAATAAATTTATTACAGGAATCACTTTAA